In one Zobellia galactanivorans genomic region, the following are encoded:
- a CDS encoding twin-arginine translocation signal domain-containing protein has protein sequence MNNRRDFIKKAGMGIALAGVSGPLAAQATSTHYEVLNKNDKVEGEQVKIKVTKPLFCPYNSNGTAAQKGGDAYYFQSDAFTHNPFTIPASGMSGSPVIRDAAGKFVGFMTTFGFENSTFSFDGKETLTINVPEGQELFVDESGKGDEAWKTYNTQMMHRLNIQPYKVFPHFWADVEYCTWVEQKIQSNVPKGHFNLLNHDFVAKYLDKVIEYGFPKGKMTLDHGWGQFPDGSLNSGYGSWHPDPKKFPDFRKTMDLINEKGFTPGLWIGFPKIHASSIAAQNNPNLLGAYRAQGKTEYDKGVRWLNPKADIFEYASETIHRFHKMGVRKFKIDMSYNTKSDMLHIHKELYKAAKGIDPSIEMEFHVPDIFFTKFTDVTRTNDVWLNDKYDWPARVKTHYEISYKSSPGRGINLDHIGGNAENDITEEKYLKHLEMFKSKIGYPLVSVLPHHISQKCVEATGDYLWDYEKGARHIISDFYS, from the coding sequence ATGAACAACCGAAGAGATTTTATAAAAAAAGCAGGTATGGGTATTGCCCTTGCAGGAGTTTCAGGCCCATTGGCGGCACAAGCCACCTCTACACACTATGAGGTTTTGAACAAAAACGATAAGGTTGAAGGGGAACAGGTAAAAATAAAAGTCACCAAACCATTGTTTTGTCCCTATAACAGCAATGGCACCGCAGCCCAAAAAGGTGGTGATGCCTATTACTTTCAAAGCGATGCCTTTACCCACAATCCCTTCACCATTCCGGCTAGTGGAATGAGCGGTTCGCCGGTTATCAGAGACGCTGCCGGTAAGTTCGTGGGTTTTATGACCACCTTCGGTTTTGAAAATTCTACCTTTAGTTTCGACGGAAAAGAAACCCTGACCATAAACGTTCCCGAGGGACAGGAACTTTTTGTGGATGAAAGCGGTAAGGGCGATGAAGCGTGGAAGACGTACAATACCCAAATGATGCACCGCCTGAACATTCAGCCTTATAAAGTGTTTCCCCACTTTTGGGCCGATGTGGAATATTGCACCTGGGTAGAGCAGAAGATACAATCCAATGTTCCCAAAGGGCATTTTAATCTACTGAATCACGACTTTGTAGCGAAGTATTTAGACAAAGTTATCGAATACGGATTTCCCAAGGGAAAAATGACCTTGGATCACGGTTGGGGCCAATTTCCCGACGGCAGTCTCAACTCCGGCTACGGCTCATGGCATCCCGACCCCAAAAAATTTCCCGATTTTAGAAAGACCATGGACCTTATAAACGAAAAAGGGTTTACGCCCGGTCTATGGATAGGCTTTCCTAAAATACACGCCTCAAGTATCGCGGCCCAGAACAACCCGAACCTCTTGGGAGCCTATCGGGCCCAAGGCAAAACGGAATACGACAAAGGCGTGCGATGGTTGAACCCCAAGGCCGACATTTTCGAATACGCTTCGGAGACCATTCACCGCTTTCATAAAATGGGGGTACGGAAATTTAAAATTGATATGTCGTACAACACCAAATCAGACATGCTCCACATACACAAAGAACTGTACAAAGCAGCAAAAGGCATTGACCCCTCCATTGAAATGGAATTCCACGTCCCCGATATTTTCTTTACCAAATTCACCGATGTTACCCGTACCAACGATGTATGGCTCAACGATAAATACGACTGGCCCGCACGTGTAAAGACACATTATGAAATCTCATATAAATCTTCTCCCGGCCGTGGTATCAACCTTGACCATATTGGGGGAAATGCCGAAAATGATATTACCGAAGAAAAATACTTGAAGCATTTGGAAATGTTCAAGTCAAAAATAGGATACCCCTTGGTTTCGGTACTTCCGCACCATATCAGTCAAAAGTGTGTCGAAGCTACCGGCGATTATTTATGGGATTATGAAAAAGGGGCCAGACACATCATTTCCGATTTTTATTCGTAA
- a CDS encoding glycoside hydrolase family protein: MKLSHLLLAFAILNISSIEAQQSTPSKKQKKKAHEMVVKRERPAAWDKLVWGGRFMDRFLPMPDLGGRTSDTWGSPNVIPRDINNGVESPLWSYWGGNTLLEKEDGKYHLFVCRWPESAEKGHMAYPNSRVVHGVSESPFGPFKIAGEVGHGHNPTWYVTKKGRYVLYVTDKYYVAQHINGPWREGQFEFDKRDRKTSSASNFMHNCTFAQREDGSFLMINRHGYPWFSKDGLATWNMVGEKSVYPPVEGKYEDPVVWKDHVQYHLIVNDWLGRIAWYLRSKDGVNWKVDPGEAYTPGISVHKDGTKEGWHKYERIRILQDEKGRAIAANFAVIDTLKYEDLPKDNHSSKLIVVPLRKEKLLTVLNTKKITSNTKEIKLKIEAENDFDPHSDIDLGSLRFGASEEVNFGKGSKLSRTEKSGDDLILIFEGKGNGLTDENFAGKLLGKDKNGELLFGYARLPEVQYITPILSSRAPVFTKTTSEYDLSVKVENFGQVASSSAHIAITLVENGKETELASGALDSIKPFQSTTVSLTTKVHLQKGTTYTLKNTISSNGRTVETFTQTLTLQE, encoded by the coding sequence ATGAAACTCAGTCACCTTCTCCTTGCCTTCGCAATTCTCAATATTTCATCAATTGAGGCACAACAAAGTACCCCTTCAAAAAAACAAAAAAAGAAAGCCCACGAAATGGTCGTAAAAAGGGAGCGTCCGGCAGCTTGGGACAAGCTCGTTTGGGGAGGCCGTTTTATGGACCGTTTTTTACCCATGCCCGATCTCGGGGGAAGGACTTCCGATACTTGGGGCTCCCCCAATGTCATCCCTAGAGACATCAACAATGGCGTTGAAAGTCCGCTTTGGTCCTATTGGGGAGGCAATACCTTGCTCGAAAAGGAAGATGGAAAATACCATTTGTTCGTTTGCCGTTGGCCAGAAAGTGCAGAAAAAGGGCATATGGCCTACCCTAACAGCCGTGTGGTACACGGTGTTTCGGAATCTCCTTTCGGTCCTTTCAAAATTGCCGGCGAAGTAGGCCATGGACACAATCCCACATGGTACGTAACCAAAAAAGGACGATATGTTCTTTACGTGACCGATAAATACTATGTAGCGCAACACATTAACGGCCCGTGGCGAGAAGGACAATTTGAATTCGACAAACGGGACCGCAAAACCTCGAGTGCTTCCAATTTCATGCACAATTGCACCTTTGCCCAACGCGAAGACGGCTCCTTCTTAATGATAAACCGCCATGGCTACCCTTGGTTCAGCAAAGATGGCCTGGCCACCTGGAACATGGTAGGCGAAAAATCGGTTTACCCCCCAGTGGAAGGCAAGTATGAAGACCCCGTCGTCTGGAAAGACCACGTACAGTACCACCTCATCGTCAACGATTGGTTGGGCAGGATTGCGTGGTACCTTCGCTCTAAAGATGGCGTGAACTGGAAGGTAGACCCCGGGGAAGCCTATACGCCTGGTATTTCCGTCCATAAAGACGGTACTAAGGAAGGTTGGCACAAATACGAACGTATCCGTATACTACAAGATGAAAAAGGAAGGGCCATTGCCGCCAACTTTGCGGTAATCGACACCTTAAAATACGAAGACCTCCCCAAGGATAATCACAGTTCAAAACTCATTGTCGTGCCCCTTAGAAAGGAAAAGTTGTTGACCGTTCTAAACACCAAAAAAATCACTTCCAATACAAAAGAAATCAAGCTTAAAATTGAGGCGGAAAACGATTTTGACCCACATAGCGATATTGATTTAGGTTCGTTACGTTTTGGTGCCTCTGAAGAAGTAAATTTCGGAAAAGGAAGTAAATTATCACGTACGGAAAAATCGGGAGATGACCTTATCCTCATTTTTGAAGGAAAAGGCAATGGCCTTACCGACGAAAATTTCGCTGGAAAATTATTGGGGAAGGACAAAAACGGGGAACTGCTCTTTGGCTATGCACGTTTACCCGAAGTTCAATACATCACCCCCATTCTTTCTTCTCGGGCCCCGGTCTTCACAAAAACCACAAGCGAATACGACCTAAGCGTAAAAGTCGAAAATTTCGGGCAAGTCGCATCCTCATCCGCCCATATCGCCATAACCCTTGTTGAGAACGGAAAAGAAACGGAGTTGGCCTCAGGAGCGCTAGATTCCATAAAACCCTTTCAATCTACAACAGTTAGCCTCACGACCAAGGTCCATCTGCAAAAAGGGACCACCTATACCCTAAAAAACACCATCAGCTCAAACGGACGTACCGTTGAAACTTTTACCCAAACACTCACACTTCAAGAATAG
- a CDS encoding GDSL-type esterase/lipase family protein — MLNKIKPGHTLLLLLIYLLASCSSTKLGSQKENPAAQSVQLEGEWWNKRHETIKSRLKSDPELILVGNSIFHTLEKEDRKEVWTKYLDRYRTVNMGISGDRTENVIWRIENGTLEGINPKVAIVLIGTNNTDGNHYLNISTPEELGDGIYKICSLLTQKLPNTEILLMGILPYGYKPNHRDNINKATNKLISSFPKKNSKIHYIDISSKYVDESGKVNKELMPDYLHPNAEGHLLMFKALDADIQKLMK, encoded by the coding sequence ATGCTTAACAAAATCAAACCCGGTCACACCCTACTCCTCTTACTCATATACCTACTAGCATCATGTTCTAGTACGAAACTTGGTTCTCAAAAGGAAAACCCGGCAGCCCAATCCGTTCAACTAGAAGGTGAATGGTGGAACAAACGGCACGAGACTATTAAAAGTCGACTTAAATCTGACCCCGAACTGATTTTGGTGGGCAATTCCATTTTTCACACGTTGGAAAAAGAAGACCGAAAAGAGGTTTGGACCAAGTACTTAGATCGCTACCGCACCGTCAATATGGGCATCAGCGGTGACCGTACCGAGAATGTCATATGGCGCATCGAAAATGGCACCTTAGAAGGTATCAATCCAAAAGTAGCCATTGTACTTATAGGTACAAATAATACGGACGGCAACCATTATTTAAACATAAGCACCCCAGAAGAACTGGGCGATGGTATTTACAAAATATGTAGTCTATTGACCCAAAAACTACCGAATACCGAGATTCTCCTCATGGGCATTCTTCCCTATGGGTACAAACCTAATCACAGAGATAATATCAACAAGGCTACGAACAAGCTGATTTCATCCTTCCCAAAAAAGAATTCAAAAATCCATTATATAGATATCAGCTCTAAATATGTTGACGAGAGTGGAAAGGTCAACAAAGAACTTATGCCCGATTACCTGCACCCCAATGCAGAAGGACATTTACTAATGTTCAAAGCACTGGATGCCGATATCCAAAAATTAATGAAATAA
- a CDS encoding sulfatase-like hydrolase/transferase, with product MNRPPLLYTTKLLFIQLLFILWNVPQCQAQKKIKKPNIVLIYADDLGRGMLGTYGQKMLTTPNIDKLASQGMQFERAYGAMYCAPARASLLTGMHDCHGGDAMTIVKAGIYKELDNGLTLEEIKAKIHKVALPAEKGEVFLGEIAQKAGYTTGQFGKLEWGFATTPERMERHGWDHHFGYYDHLRCHGFYPPFLFENGKKVDIPGNTHVDCAKTTEYDSSENFKDRWNMEGKAVYSEHIIMEKMLGFMEANHPQKTNKPFFIYFPTQLPHGPTMVPEVHPELANNPNLTQWEKEYASMVKMLDDDVGRIYSKLEEMEILDNTIIVFTSDNGHEIYYPEKGRTSKNNVNVKGEEFDNITTRFNSRVAGDIFDGNDGMSGKKRDNWEGGVRVPLFWYWKDHIKAGTVSDQMVSNYDFLNTLAEIVGVPQRDEKDGVSYAQVLFGGTPKLRDYTVYSSKMGPALVTQEGWKLRYFLKADVFQLYYLPDDYEEVNDLAQEHPETTEKLKATLFKECNENWENGIGPVQKKV from the coding sequence GTGAACCGGCCACCACTATTGTATACCACAAAACTTCTCTTTATCCAGCTGCTGTTCATCCTGTGGAACGTACCCCAGTGCCAAGCCCAAAAAAAGATAAAGAAGCCCAACATTGTGCTTATTTACGCCGATGACCTAGGCCGTGGCATGTTAGGCACCTACGGGCAAAAGATGTTGACTACGCCCAATATTGACAAGTTAGCCTCGCAAGGCATGCAATTTGAAAGGGCCTACGGCGCCATGTATTGTGCCCCAGCAAGGGCCAGCCTATTGACCGGAATGCACGACTGCCATGGGGGTGATGCCATGACCATTGTAAAAGCGGGCATCTATAAGGAATTGGATAATGGGCTCACCCTGGAAGAAATCAAGGCTAAAATCCACAAAGTAGCCCTTCCGGCCGAAAAAGGCGAGGTGTTCTTGGGTGAAATTGCGCAAAAGGCAGGCTATACCACAGGGCAGTTCGGAAAATTGGAATGGGGTTTTGCCACCACTCCCGAACGTATGGAACGTCATGGTTGGGACCATCATTTTGGGTATTACGACCATCTTCGGTGCCATGGTTTTTACCCCCCTTTCCTTTTTGAGAACGGCAAAAAAGTCGACATCCCAGGAAACACCCATGTCGATTGTGCCAAAACCACGGAATACGACTCTTCCGAAAATTTTAAGGATCGGTGGAATATGGAAGGTAAGGCCGTCTATTCGGAGCATATTATCATGGAAAAAATGTTGGGTTTTATGGAAGCTAACCACCCCCAAAAAACAAACAAACCCTTCTTTATCTATTTCCCTACACAGTTGCCCCACGGGCCGACCATGGTTCCCGAGGTACATCCTGAATTAGCCAATAACCCCAACTTGACCCAATGGGAAAAAGAATATGCTTCTATGGTAAAGATGTTGGATGACGATGTGGGCCGAATTTATTCCAAACTCGAAGAAATGGAAATTCTTGACAACACTATCATTGTCTTTACTTCCGACAACGGACATGAAATTTACTACCCCGAAAAAGGGCGTACCTCAAAAAACAACGTCAACGTAAAAGGAGAAGAATTTGATAATATCACCACACGCTTCAACAGTCGCGTTGCCGGTGATATTTTTGACGGCAATGACGGTATGTCGGGAAAAAAACGTGACAACTGGGAAGGCGGGGTTCGCGTTCCCCTATTCTGGTACTGGAAAGACCACATAAAAGCCGGTACGGTTTCGGACCAAATGGTAAGTAACTATGACTTTTTGAATACCCTAGCCGAGATCGTAGGTGTGCCCCAGCGCGATGAAAAAGATGGGGTTTCTTATGCACAGGTACTATTCGGCGGCACGCCTAAACTCCGTGATTATACGGTTTATAGCTCTAAAATGGGTCCCGCCTTGGTCACCCAAGAAGGATGGAAGCTCCGATATTTTCTGAAGGCAGATGTTTTTCAGCTCTATTATCTACCCGATGATTACGAAGAAGTAAATGATTTGGCCCAAGAGCATCCTGAAACAACTGAAAAATTAAAAGCGACACTTTTTAAGGAATGCAATGAAAACTGGGAAAATGGTATTGGCCCCGTTCAAAAAAAAGTTTAA
- a CDS encoding sulfatase, with translation MLLKKGSFFLSLLFLMSFGFSWAQEKQPNIIFVLVDDLGYADVGFNGSTYFETPALDALAKESLVFDNAYMYPTCSPSRAALFTGKQSFRTGVYTVPVLEKGDAQENIFSRWTVGKEHPIYAEALAAAGYQSIHLGKWHIVGPYPEKELAMNWPIQQKLDQPRPGDFTWVENHKTPAVKQYYPEGRGFIKNVGGTFRGDPALEEGGYKSERGGYRAPFSNPFISPKPDDEWLTDRLSSDAIEFMDNHKNAPFLINLHFYAVHRPIKNRNDELFDKYMNKPGDPITGQGIGKNKERMASYATMVQSMDENIGRIITYLKKNNLEENTLIIITSDNGYHGIASENLKLRGSKGEIYEGGIKVPALIHWPGKVKARRTEIPISVTDYFPTLMDVAHVDYTGQLDGNSLTPLFQKDKNSFKKRPLFWHLASQYKHGTCSVIRKGKYKLIQFLADGRLELYDLQNDPREASNLAKEQPKTAKALLDELVAWRKMNRVPLPPNSILSK, from the coding sequence ATGCTTCTAAAAAAGGGCTCTTTTTTTCTGTCATTGCTATTTCTAATGTCTTTTGGGTTCAGCTGGGCCCAAGAAAAACAACCTAATATCATTTTTGTTCTTGTAGACGACCTCGGTTATGCCGATGTCGGCTTCAACGGCTCCACTTATTTCGAAACCCCGGCACTAGATGCGTTGGCCAAGGAAAGCTTGGTATTCGATAATGCCTATATGTATCCTACCTGCTCGCCTTCAAGAGCCGCCCTTTTCACCGGGAAACAATCATTCCGGACCGGGGTGTACACCGTTCCCGTATTGGAGAAAGGAGATGCCCAAGAAAATATCTTCTCTCGTTGGACGGTCGGAAAGGAACATCCCATCTATGCAGAAGCCCTTGCTGCCGCAGGTTACCAATCCATTCACTTAGGGAAATGGCATATTGTAGGGCCCTATCCTGAAAAAGAACTGGCCATGAACTGGCCCATCCAGCAAAAATTGGATCAACCTCGACCTGGGGATTTCACTTGGGTAGAGAACCATAAGACACCAGCCGTAAAACAATACTACCCCGAAGGCAGGGGCTTTATCAAAAACGTCGGCGGTACATTTCGCGGAGACCCGGCCCTAGAAGAAGGAGGCTACAAAAGTGAACGTGGAGGGTATCGCGCCCCGTTCAGCAATCCGTTTATATCCCCAAAACCCGATGATGAATGGCTCACGGACCGACTTTCCAGCGATGCCATTGAATTTATGGACAACCATAAAAACGCCCCGTTCTTGATCAACCTTCATTTCTATGCGGTACATCGTCCCATAAAGAACAGAAACGATGAGCTCTTTGATAAATACATGAACAAACCCGGCGACCCCATAACGGGACAAGGTATAGGCAAAAACAAAGAACGGATGGCCAGTTACGCCACCATGGTACAGTCTATGGACGAGAATATCGGTAGAATCATAACATACCTCAAAAAGAATAATTTAGAAGAAAATACATTGATTATCATTACCTCCGATAATGGCTATCACGGTATTGCCTCCGAGAATTTAAAGTTAAGAGGTTCCAAAGGGGAAATTTATGAAGGAGGAATAAAAGTTCCCGCCTTAATTCATTGGCCCGGCAAGGTAAAAGCCCGTAGAACGGAGATTCCTATTTCGGTTACCGATTATTTTCCGACACTAATGGATGTTGCCCATGTAGATTACACTGGGCAACTAGATGGAAATTCCCTTACGCCCCTATTTCAAAAAGACAAGAACAGTTTTAAAAAACGCCCCTTGTTCTGGCATTTGGCCAGCCAATACAAGCATGGTACCTGTTCGGTCATCCGTAAGGGGAAGTACAAACTGATCCAATTTTTGGCCGATGGAAGGCTCGAACTATACGATTTACAGAACGACCCAAGGGAAGCGAGCAACTTGGCCAAGGAACAGCCAAAAACCGCCAAGGCCCTGCTCGATGAACTCGTGGCCTGGCGTAAAATGAACAGGGTGCCCCTGCCCCCGAATTCAATCCTTTCCAAGTAA
- a CDS encoding sulfatase family protein, protein MITYTFQFLQSILKFGIVGMLSLSANPPSTPPERPNILFCIADDASMKSFGAYGDTFINTPAIDRLAKEGTVFENAYNGNPKCSPARACILTGKYSWQLKEATDHNGRFPLEFKTYPQLLAQKGYRVGYTGKGWGPGVYDTKDNPAGPEYNTIKLEPPYKGITDVDYASNFEAFLNENPKNVPFCFWLGTKEPHRFYELDSWKKAGRKLEEADVPPFYPDNEIIRGDLLDYANEVEWFDTHVGKAIKILEKKGLLKNTLVLITSDHGMPFPRVKGQIYEEGFHVPLIAYWKGKIISGRTVSDFVSFSDLAPTFMEVVGETPHPQMTGSSITKQLFDSRSGRIDSSRDHVLLGKERHDVGRANEDGTNLAYPVRAIRNDSLLYVHNIKPERWPVGNPEYGFMNTDGSPTKSYITSLKPDDDEYHFFEMNFDKRPEHELYNIQKDPHCIDNLADRPENAEVITKLRTQMETELIAQGDPRTLGQGDIFDNYIYYGKRLDYKTGKRIAPLKYIKKTE, encoded by the coding sequence ATGATAACATATACTTTTCAATTTCTGCAATCTATCCTCAAATTCGGTATTGTCGGGATGCTCTCACTTAGCGCGAACCCGCCAAGTACACCGCCCGAACGCCCGAACATCTTATTCTGTATTGCGGACGATGCCTCCATGAAGAGTTTTGGCGCCTATGGCGACACCTTCATCAACACCCCGGCCATCGACCGCTTGGCCAAAGAGGGTACGGTTTTTGAAAATGCATATAACGGCAATCCCAAATGTTCACCGGCAAGGGCCTGTATCTTAACGGGCAAGTACAGTTGGCAGTTGAAAGAGGCCACCGATCACAACGGGCGTTTTCCGCTGGAATTCAAAACCTATCCGCAGCTACTGGCCCAAAAAGGTTATCGCGTAGGATATACGGGTAAAGGCTGGGGACCTGGCGTTTACGACACCAAAGACAACCCCGCCGGACCTGAATACAACACCATTAAACTCGAGCCCCCCTATAAGGGAATCACCGATGTTGACTATGCCTCAAATTTCGAGGCCTTTCTAAACGAAAACCCCAAGAACGTTCCCTTTTGTTTTTGGTTGGGAACCAAAGAACCCCATCGTTTTTACGAATTGGATTCTTGGAAAAAAGCCGGTCGCAAACTAGAGGAAGCCGACGTTCCCCCTTTTTACCCCGACAACGAAATTATTCGCGGCGACCTGCTCGACTATGCCAATGAGGTGGAATGGTTCGACACCCATGTAGGGAAGGCCATAAAGATCCTGGAGAAAAAGGGACTCTTGAAAAACACCTTGGTTCTAATCACTTCTGATCACGGTATGCCCTTTCCAAGGGTAAAAGGCCAGATTTACGAAGAAGGTTTCCATGTTCCACTCATCGCATATTGGAAGGGCAAGATTATCTCTGGGCGTACCGTGAGCGATTTCGTCAGCTTTTCAGATCTAGCCCCTACCTTTATGGAAGTAGTCGGGGAAACGCCCCATCCGCAAATGACGGGAAGCAGTATTACAAAGCAACTTTTCGATTCTCGATCCGGTCGGATCGATTCTAGTAGAGATCACGTTCTTTTAGGTAAGGAACGCCACGATGTGGGCCGGGCCAATGAAGATGGCACCAACCTTGCCTATCCCGTAAGGGCCATTAGAAACGACTCCCTCTTATACGTTCACAACATAAAACCCGAAAGATGGCCCGTTGGCAATCCGGAATATGGTTTTATGAATACCGATGGTTCGCCTACCAAGAGTTATATCACTTCCCTAAAACCGGATGATGACGAATATCACTTCTTTGAGATGAATTTTGATAAGAGACCGGAGCACGAACTTTACAATATTCAAAAAGACCCGCATTGCATCGATAACCTGGCCGACCGACCTGAAAATGCCGAGGTCATTACAAAGCTTCGTACCCAAATGGAAACTGAACTCATAGCACAGGGCGACCCCCGAACATTGGGACAAGGAGATATCTTTGACAACTACATCTATTACGGTAAGCGACTGGACTACAAAACAGGCAAACGTATCGCCCCGCTCAAGTACATTAAAAAAACCGAATAA
- a CDS encoding DUF5018-related domain-containing protein, whose product MKKHIQYLMFLFVGLTMTSCLKSDLEELPAFSEAEITNFRFEYRWIDDTQDYNRLQVVQLDTEATIDTVNQKVACIISVPPASSDFPEEIRSQVSLSAIVGYADISTAATLAPSNGAPALGEIADFGKGDMNYEVTAADGTKVIWSLIISEFNK is encoded by the coding sequence ATGAAAAAACATATACAATACTTGATGTTTCTGTTTGTAGGTCTTACAATGACCTCTTGCCTGAAATCCGACCTAGAGGAGCTACCTGCATTTAGCGAAGCCGAAATCACCAATTTCAGATTTGAATATAGGTGGATAGATGACACCCAAGACTACAATCGCCTCCAAGTAGTTCAACTTGATACGGAAGCGACCATAGACACCGTGAATCAAAAAGTCGCCTGCATCATATCGGTTCCCCCTGCCAGTAGCGATTTTCCAGAGGAAATCCGTTCGCAAGTAAGCCTTTCGGCCATTGTCGGTTATGCCGACATATCCACGGCTGCTACATTGGCCCCTTCAAATGGCGCCCCTGCCCTCGGTGAAATAGCCGATTTCGGCAAAGGTGACATGAACTACGAAGTTACCGCAGCGGATGGCACCAAGGTCATCTGGAGCTTGATCATTTCGGAATTCAATAAGTAA